One window of the Desulfurispira natronophila genome contains the following:
- a CDS encoding LytR C-terminal domain-containing protein — protein sequence MNQRSAHLNYVLAFALALVLIQSVHAASSYDGGESLMTIGDSRVLDPGQATWFFPFYLESFGEERGETLDVPWGMRIGLYEGFELNVSLPYRQDQELEKDGLRFVRLGGKMQLFGGEVGERSGAMSFFGTVADDSSEALGTARTNYGLEFLVSEPLGPLTSLHSAIGLQRSDGRVPLLDPADDDFDPDRHYQNTTTFYYKLGLEQYFMRKGAFMLEAATRMGLNGDDVQDQFSISVMPGLRFGDPHQGWTLSLGAGYDIPDNGLEPETRYMLGLSYRPPVREARESEPEVVEEPVGIEEESTEVEEAASLDMTLVEAADDRLRIELLNASGVPELLDVMAERLTNMGYRVVRLGVAEDHSVLETSHIHYRVGFAEEAITLGHSLTGNYQIVTRGREMPEDLQLRMLIGTDMQ from the coding sequence ATGAACCAGCGAAGCGCCCACTTAAACTATGTTTTAGCGTTTGCCCTGGCCTTGGTCCTCATTCAATCCGTCCACGCCGCCTCCTCCTATGACGGTGGCGAAAGCCTGATGACCATTGGCGACTCCCGGGTGCTGGATCCCGGACAGGCCACCTGGTTTTTCCCATTTTATCTGGAATCATTTGGCGAGGAGCGGGGTGAAACCCTGGACGTGCCTTGGGGGATGCGCATCGGGCTCTATGAAGGTTTTGAACTGAATGTTTCTCTGCCCTATCGTCAGGATCAGGAACTTGAAAAAGACGGACTGCGCTTTGTGCGTCTTGGAGGCAAGATGCAGCTCTTCGGCGGCGAAGTGGGCGAGCGCTCCGGCGCCATGAGCTTCTTTGGTACCGTGGCCGACGATAGCAGCGAGGCCCTTGGCACCGCTCGTACCAACTACGGCCTTGAGTTTCTCGTCAGTGAGCCCCTGGGGCCCTTGACCTCACTGCACTCCGCCATCGGGCTGCAGCGCAGCGATGGGCGGGTTCCCCTGCTGGATCCGGCCGACGACGACTTTGACCCTGATCGCCACTATCAGAATACCACGACTTTCTACTATAAGCTGGGCCTGGAGCAGTACTTCATGCGCAAAGGCGCTTTTATGCTGGAGGCGGCCACTCGCATGGGCCTCAATGGAGACGATGTGCAGGACCAGTTCTCTATTTCCGTTATGCCCGGGTTGCGCTTTGGTGATCCCCACCAGGGTTGGACCCTGAGCCTGGGGGCTGGTTACGATATTCCCGATAATGGCCTGGAGCCGGAGACCCGCTACATGCTGGGCCTGAGTTATCGTCCACCTGTTCGTGAAGCCCGTGAATCTGAGCCAGAAGTGGTTGAGGAACCGGTTGGAATTGAAGAGGAAAGCACTGAGGTTGAAGAAGCAGCCTCCCTGGATATGACATTGGTAGAAGCGGCTGATGACCGGTTGCGCATTGAGCTGCTGAACGCTTCCGGAGTGCCGGAACTGCTGGACGTGATGGCTGAACGCCTGACGAATATGGGCTACCGTGTCGTGCGGCTGGGAGTGGCGGAAGACCATAGTGTGCTGGAAACCAGCCATATTCACTACCGGGTGGGGTTTGCTGAAGAAGCAATTACCCTTGGACACTCACTTACTGGAAACTATCAGATCGTCACCCGTGGGCGTGAAATGCCAGAGGATCTGCAGCTGCGCATGCTTATCGGAACAGACATGCAGTAG